The sequence CACCTGGTCGCCGACGCCCCTGGCGGTCTGACCGTCACCGAGGCCGCGAATCGACTCGGCGTCGGCCGGGCCGCCGTCTACCGACTGGTCAGTGCGCTGACCGGCCACGGCATGCTGCGCCGCGACGGAGACGGTCGGCTGCGCCTCGGAGCCGGATTGCTGCACCTGGCCCGACGTGCCCAGCCGCTGCTCGCCGAGGGCGCGCTGCCCGCGCTACGCCGCCTCGCCGAACAGGCCGGCGCGACCGCGCATCTGACCGTCGTCGAAGGTGGAGAGGGCGTCGCCCTGGCCGTCGTCGAGCCGAGCTGGACGTCGTTCCACGTCGCGTACCGGGCCGGGGCACGGCATCCACTGGACCGGGGAGCGGCGGGCCGGGCGATCCTGGCCGGCCGAGCCGGGGTGGCAGAGCCGGTGAGCAGCAGCGGAGAGTTGCAGGCCGGGGCGTACGGGGTGGCCGCACCGGTGCTCGGCGTACCCGGCCTGGAGGCCAGCGTCGGCGTGGTCGCGCTCGCCCCACTGGACGTCGACACCATCGGCCCGCAGGTGCTGGCCGCCGCCCGGGCCATCGCCACCGCCCTCAGCTGACCCCGAGCGCCGACCCACCTCACCCCCGGGCCCCCTCGCCGCCGCCCACCGCCCGCTCCCGTGGCTTGATCAACTCGGGTTCACGGAAGTCGCGGTGTCCCAGAGCCGGTGACCGCCCGACTTCCAGGAACGCGAGTGGATCACGGCACATCGGCGGCCCGAATGCCTGATTGGTCGGCCACTTCCGGCCGGTGCCATAGCACGATCGGCAGGCGGATTCGTGGTTGTCCACAGGTCCGGCGGCACGCGCGGGCCGGGTTGTCCACAGGGGTTTCGGTGGCCGGTCGGCGGTCGGCACGCTGCTCGACATGCCCCCACGTCCGCATCGCCCCGATGCCCTGGCCTGGCAGGTCTTCCGCGGCTCCGACGCTGTCCGGGACGGCCTGCTCACCGAACATCAGCTGCGCAACTCCGCCTGGGTGCGGTTGCGCCACGACATCTACGCCGATTCGCGGCTGGACCGGGACCACGCCCTCGCCTGTCGCGCCGCCCTCCTCCGGCTCCCACCCGGAGTGGTGGTCGGCGGCCCGTCGGCCGCCTACCTGCACGGCGTCCAACATGCCGCGAGCTTCACCGACGATGTGCACGTCCTCGTGCCCCGACCGCTGCGGATCGGCCCACAGCGCGGCCTCCGCGTGCACGTCAACGCCATCACCCCGCTGATGGCGAGCGAGACCGCTGAGCTGGCCGCGCCAACCACACGACGACCGGCAGGCACGAGACGACCATCAGACGCAGGCCGGCCACCAGACGCAGGCCGCCAATCAGCCATGAGTCGACCGCCAAACGCAGGCCGACTCCCAGGTGCAGGCCGACCGCCGGACGCAGAACGACCGCCGAGCGCAGAACGTCCACGTGATGCAGCGCGACCTACGGGAGTAGGCC comes from Micromonospora vinacea and encodes:
- a CDS encoding IclR family transcriptional regulator, translating into MGAGRADAVAGRGGETSQTLDRGLRLLHLVADAPGGLTVTEAANRLGVGRAAVYRLVSALTGHGMLRRDGDGRLRLGAGLLHLARRAQPLLAEGALPALRRLAEQAGATAHLTVVEGGEGVALAVVEPSWTSFHVAYRAGARHPLDRGAAGRAILAGRAGVAEPVSSSGELQAGAYGVAAPVLGVPGLEASVGVVALAPLDVDTIGPQVLAAARAIATALS